A window of the Candidatus Nitrosotalea okcheonensis genome harbors these coding sequences:
- the tmk gene encoding dTMP kinase, with protein sequence MSRTKYKDLGKRTVEFYGHGIKNLQEIEIKGRLIVIEGPDASGRSTQIQEITTRLEADGHAVLNTGLKRSELVGRGILEAKRDYNLGRKTLALYYAADFADQFEYKIIPALQAGYIVLADRYIYTLIARNLVRGLDRTWCHNLYGFAIKPDIVFYLDVEPSVLIHRVFQKNSTLDHYESGADIGLSEDMYESFLIYQKRISQEFHAMQKKYGLIPINGNRTVLEIHNDLQKRIDVFLQRVGNQ encoded by the coding sequence GTGTCACGAACAAAATACAAAGATCTTGGAAAGAGAACTGTTGAATTTTATGGTCATGGAATAAAGAATCTACAAGAGATAGAAATCAAGGGAAGACTCATTGTAATAGAAGGTCCAGATGCATCAGGACGCAGTACGCAAATCCAAGAGATTACGACGAGGTTAGAGGCAGACGGGCACGCCGTACTCAATACTGGCCTTAAAAGATCAGAGCTTGTAGGCAGAGGAATATTAGAGGCAAAAAGAGACTACAACCTAGGAAGAAAAACTCTAGCGTTGTACTATGCTGCAGATTTTGCAGACCAATTTGAATACAAGATTATACCCGCGTTACAGGCAGGATACATTGTACTTGCGGACAGGTACATTTACACCCTCATAGCAAGAAACTTGGTAAGAGGGCTGGACAGAACATGGTGCCATAATTTGTATGGGTTTGCCATAAAGCCAGACATTGTGTTTTATTTAGATGTGGAGCCATCCGTATTGATACACAGGGTGTTCCAGAAGAATTCTACACTAGACCATTACGAGTCAGGGGCTGACATTGGTCTGTCAGAAGACATGTACGAGTCATTTTTGATTTACCAGAAAAGAATTTCACAAGAGTTTCACGCAATGCAAAAAAAATATGGTCTAATACCAATCAATGGAAACAGAACAGTGTTAGAGATACACAATGATCTTCAGAAAAGAATCGATGTTTTTCTTCAGCGTGTAGGTAACCAATAA
- a CDS encoding ABC transporter ATP-binding protein, with product MTKDLVVEKSTQNEVVNNNSFALRVENLSKIYDSSAGRVVALDNVSFAIKKGEFVSVVGPSGSGKSTVLNMVGALDRPTSGKIYIDGIDVFSLNDSEIATMRNGRIGFIFQSFNLINRTTVHKNVRLPGMIAGMSNDDVNSRTMKILEALGIADKRDQKPVNLSGGQQQRVAIARSLINNPTIILADEPTGNLDTKTGDDVFDMLKMLSHKFKRTIVMVTHNPELAESTDRSILLRDGRIEKNVIN from the coding sequence ATGACAAAAGATTTGGTAGTTGAAAAAAGCACACAGAACGAAGTTGTCAACAACAACTCTTTTGCTCTGAGAGTAGAAAATCTTTCTAAGATATATGATTCTTCTGCGGGACGAGTTGTGGCACTAGACAATGTAAGCTTTGCAATCAAAAAGGGAGAATTTGTATCGGTTGTAGGCCCATCTGGTAGTGGCAAGTCTACTGTTTTGAATATGGTTGGAGCACTTGATAGGCCAACAAGTGGGAAGATCTACATCGATGGCATAGACGTATTTTCTCTTAATGATTCTGAAATTGCCACCATGAGAAATGGTCGTATTGGATTTATCTTCCAGTCGTTTAATTTGATTAATAGGACTACTGTCCACAAAAATGTAAGACTGCCTGGGATGATTGCAGGTATGTCAAATGACGATGTAAATTCTCGCACCATGAAGATCTTGGAAGCCCTTGGTATTGCTGACAAGAGGGATCAAAAACCTGTCAATCTAAGTGGTGGACAGCAACAAAGAGTCGCAATAGCTCGTTCTTTGATAAACAATCCAACCATAATTTTGGCAGATGAACCAACTGGTAACTTGGATACGAAAACAGGTGATGATGTATTTGACATGTTGAAAATGCTTTCACATAAATTCAAACGTACTATAGTAATGGTAACACACAATCCTGAACTTGCCGAGTCTACGGATAGATCTATATTGTTAAGAGATGGGAGAATAGAAAAAAATGTCATCAACTAG
- a CDS encoding AAA family ATPase, with amino-acid sequence MSAAAQALEGAAGKYAADAIRQDGQGDKSAAAASYQRAIDALVKLIQLFPDNTLNPVYEQHCEQYKKRISELHFPSDGSSQNGNNHGNSSDHVSSNQTVSNNNLENMIIKEKPNVNWKEVIGLEDVKVALRESIVYPAKKPELFTLGWPRGILLYGPPGCGKTMLAAATASEIDGYFINVDAASMMSKWLGDAEKNVSQLFHMARDLSKKENVPVIMLIDEVDSLLGNSQNENGGEIRVKNQFLTEMDGVNDKGKNLQTYVIAATNKPWKLDWAFLRRFSKRIYIPLPALETRQNLFSLYLSKLKKDSSVEASQLAQLIDGYSASDIRDICQSVQLSVIDEFFSLAESRGNTDLTHVQLRDVTMDDFKKIIKKRRPSVSPGMIQEYSNWTRDFSAS; translated from the coding sequence ATGAGTGCGGCAGCCCAAGCATTAGAAGGAGCAGCAGGAAAATATGCAGCAGATGCAATAAGACAAGACGGTCAAGGAGACAAGAGTGCAGCAGCCGCTAGTTACCAAAGAGCTATTGATGCACTAGTAAAATTAATCCAATTATTTCCAGATAATACACTGAATCCAGTTTACGAGCAACATTGCGAGCAATATAAAAAGAGAATAAGCGAATTACACTTTCCATCAGATGGTTCTTCTCAAAATGGCAACAATCACGGCAATTCTTCAGATCATGTCAGTTCCAATCAAACTGTATCTAATAACAATCTTGAAAATATGATCATAAAGGAAAAACCAAATGTGAACTGGAAAGAAGTGATAGGATTAGAAGATGTAAAAGTAGCACTGCGCGAATCCATTGTATATCCTGCTAAAAAACCAGAACTTTTTACTCTAGGATGGCCTCGAGGAATTCTTCTGTATGGACCACCGGGGTGTGGAAAAACAATGCTTGCGGCAGCTACTGCAAGTGAAATTGATGGCTATTTCATAAATGTGGATGCAGCATCAATGATGAGTAAGTGGTTAGGGGATGCTGAAAAAAACGTGTCCCAGTTATTCCATATGGCACGAGATTTATCTAAGAAAGAAAACGTACCAGTAATCATGTTGATAGATGAAGTAGATTCACTCCTTGGTAATTCACAGAATGAAAACGGTGGAGAGATCAGAGTAAAAAATCAGTTTCTCACAGAAATGGATGGAGTAAATGACAAAGGGAAAAATCTTCAAACATACGTAATTGCAGCTACTAACAAACCTTGGAAATTAGATTGGGCATTTCTCAGGAGATTTTCAAAAAGAATTTACATACCACTCCCAGCACTAGAAACTAGACAAAATTTATTTTCATTGTATTTATCAAAACTAAAAAAAGATTCTTCGGTAGAAGCATCACAACTTGCACAATTAATAGACGGTTACAGTGCAAGCGACATAAGAGATATTTGTCAATCAGTTCAGCTATCTGTAATAGATGAATTTTTCAGTTTAGCTGAATCCAGAGGAAACACAGATCTTACACATGTACAACTACGTGATGTTACCATGGACGATTTTAAAAAAATAATCAAAAAAAGAAGACCTAGTGTAAGTCCAGGTATGATCCAAGAGTATTCAAACTGGACTAGAGACTTTAGTGCGTCATAG
- a CDS encoding COG1361 S-layer family protein, whose translation MSSTRISVKKFFGKRIAIKIAIPILIVMLFAPTTITSFNAYGQVVTVVPSDNGHLGIVQSQDCFAPLTTILDATYSGPVVVDSYWVDQGTSSSTDITSNPVKKEIGPGEGPSVFAVVLNNRGTAYSITSITAFLNLPSGFAATGESKNPQLLQNYNQASRVANNPAIGNYYGQVAPGASFTMYFNIDVLPTAKVGTFSTTVVANYVQVGVVGQQCTSALLNVPFVLPGKVILDASTVSSNLAPQTNDPVSIEIDNKGSADATGVVATIVDLGNSKGSSGSSSSSGSVVLQSSTTQIVNLGPNTFNIGTIPAKSKAVISTTVYPGTAASGSTQQVTLQINYQNAWGKLLTSTINTGLVIAPNPPQSLNLSYLGNTTTPVITASMLDDLNFAVANNSTDTMSNIVISLVPQSTSVSVVGPSTWTIQNLTPGERQVLTTRVYAANTLIATPTSFTLTATYVSKGQSQTNSLTLGTFVVGDIRLQIYDLSLTTSGGTSSLVGNLLNQGSTTALFTTAQLAPSQLTSAMKAARMTNFTNNTGSNGDNPGQGGQGFHGGQGRNGPGGSSLTQQFIGDLSPDSPIPISIPIRGINYLSSGMYHVVFKVTYADDLKNFHTVLVNGTVNIVRSPPVNISTNQHTLIDSIPLPILIGAPIAVVAAIVFLVKRKKSEKKKLKLLTQGDTDIISIFDSTKKKENES comes from the coding sequence ATGTCATCAACTAGAATTTCTGTTAAAAAGTTTTTTGGGAAAAGAATAGCAATCAAAATTGCAATTCCAATTTTAATTGTAATGTTGTTTGCACCTACTACAATCACATCTTTTAATGCATATGGACAAGTGGTCACAGTGGTACCATCTGACAATGGTCATCTGGGAATAGTACAATCACAGGATTGTTTCGCACCCCTTACTACAATACTTGATGCCACTTATTCTGGTCCTGTAGTAGTGGACTCATATTGGGTGGACCAAGGGACATCGTCTTCCACCGATATTACTAGTAATCCTGTCAAAAAAGAGATAGGTCCAGGAGAAGGACCATCTGTTTTTGCTGTAGTCCTTAACAATAGAGGAACAGCATATTCTATAACTTCGATCACTGCATTTCTTAATCTTCCATCAGGATTTGCGGCCACTGGTGAAAGCAAAAATCCACAATTACTTCAAAATTATAATCAAGCATCAAGAGTTGCAAATAATCCTGCAATAGGAAACTACTATGGCCAAGTGGCACCAGGTGCATCATTTACTATGTATTTTAACATAGATGTATTACCGACAGCCAAAGTAGGCACTTTTTCTACAACCGTTGTTGCAAATTATGTCCAAGTGGGAGTAGTTGGACAACAATGTACATCTGCATTGCTCAATGTACCGTTTGTTCTTCCAGGAAAAGTGATATTGGATGCATCAACCGTATCTTCCAATCTTGCTCCTCAAACCAATGATCCGGTTTCGATAGAAATTGACAACAAAGGTTCCGCTGATGCAACTGGAGTTGTAGCAACAATTGTGGATCTTGGAAATTCTAAAGGCAGTTCGGGAAGTAGCAGTAGCTCAGGATCTGTTGTGCTACAATCATCTACGACACAAATTGTTAATCTTGGACCGAACACTTTCAATATAGGTACAATACCTGCAAAATCAAAAGCGGTAATAAGTACAACAGTTTACCCTGGTACAGCTGCAAGTGGTTCTACTCAGCAGGTTACACTTCAAATAAATTATCAAAATGCATGGGGTAAACTTTTGACTAGCACAATTAATACGGGGCTTGTCATAGCACCCAATCCTCCACAGTCTCTTAACTTGTCATATCTTGGAAATACTACAACTCCTGTAATCACTGCATCCATGCTAGATGATCTGAATTTTGCAGTTGCAAACAACAGTACTGATACAATGTCCAATATTGTAATCTCTCTTGTACCGCAATCAACTTCGGTCTCTGTAGTGGGTCCCTCTACTTGGACAATACAGAACTTGACACCCGGTGAAAGACAGGTACTCACAACTAGAGTGTATGCTGCAAACACTTTGATTGCCACCCCTACTTCTTTTACATTAACCGCCACATATGTCTCAAAAGGTCAATCACAAACAAATTCTCTTACTCTGGGAACTTTTGTTGTTGGTGATATACGACTTCAAATTTATGATCTCTCGCTGACTACCTCTGGTGGTACCTCTAGCCTTGTTGGCAATTTACTTAATCAGGGCAGTACGACTGCATTATTTACTACTGCACAACTTGCACCTTCTCAACTCACAAGTGCAATGAAAGCTGCGAGAATGACAAACTTTACAAATAACACTGGATCTAATGGTGACAATCCAGGTCAAGGTGGTCAGGGATTCCACGGTGGTCAGGGACGTAATGGTCCGGGTGGATCAAGTTTAACGCAACAATTCATAGGAGATCTCTCACCTGATTCTCCAATTCCAATTAGTATACCCATTAGAGGAATCAATTACTTGTCATCAGGAATGTATCATGTAGTATTCAAAGTAACATATGCTGATGACTTGAAGAATTTTCATACCGTCCTAGTGAATGGAACAGTCAATATTGTGCGTAGTCCTCCGGTTAATATCTCTACAAACCAACATACTTTGATTGACAGTATTCCTCTACCCATACTTATTGGAGCACCAATTGCAGTTGTAGCAGCAATTGTCTTTCTAGTAAAAAGAAAAAAATCAGAAAAGAAAAAATTGAAATTGTTGACACAGGGAGACACTGACATCATCTCAATATTTGACAGCACAAAAAAGAAAGAAAATGAATCCTAA
- a CDS encoding DUF6659 family protein — MSIIHDNYFEFDILCNDIANLDNDVEFVAVLNHKGRVIETKARENGIDKILTMQKKEMFFMQCVLQISMNRDHDDEFGKVKSSILERERSTTLLFEFFNYVILVVSRPGLNPIQLKNSIMEKMNNIKKADLVC; from the coding sequence ATGTCAATAATACATGATAACTATTTTGAATTTGACATTTTATGTAACGACATTGCCAATTTAGATAATGACGTAGAATTTGTTGCAGTTTTAAACCACAAAGGTAGAGTCATAGAAACCAAGGCAAGAGAAAATGGAATAGACAAGATATTAACTATGCAAAAAAAAGAGATGTTCTTCATGCAATGTGTTCTTCAGATATCAATGAACCGGGATCATGACGATGAATTTGGGAAAGTGAAAAGCTCAATTCTTGAAAGGGAGAGATCTACCACACTTTTATTTGAATTTTTCAACTATGTTATTTTGGTAGTTTCAAGACCCGGTTTGAATCCAATTCAACTCAAAAACAGCATTATGGAAAAAATGAATAATATCAAAAAAGCAGATCTGGTATGTTAA
- a CDS encoding putative quinol monooxygenase: MPSIFRASAIMESITILVQYKIKKKKLTKATNAILEYVEQVKKNEPGTTEYTVFQDESDRTMFIHVMSFVDKAAKKTHEKSEYLKKLKKILVPISKGKAVYTSMVAVQSPISEENAEEIRKDMSSHEPV, from the coding sequence ATGCCATCTATTTTTCGAGCAAGTGCAATAATGGAATCGATCACAATATTGGTACAGTATAAGATAAAAAAGAAAAAACTTACCAAAGCAACTAATGCAATATTAGAGTATGTGGAACAAGTAAAAAAGAATGAGCCTGGAACAACTGAATACACGGTGTTTCAGGATGAAAGTGACCGTACTATGTTTATACATGTCATGTCTTTTGTCGACAAGGCTGCCAAAAAGACACATGAAAAAAGTGAATATCTAAAAAAGTTGAAAAAAATACTGGTCCCAATATCCAAGGGAAAAGCTGTGTATACCAGTATGGTAGCAGTACAATCTCCTATATCTGAGGAAAATGCTGAAGAAATTAGAAAAGACATGTCTTCACATGAACCCGTCTGA
- a CDS encoding DUF6659 family protein, whose translation MQIGLKSLQNFESGSHSPEIFEPVCNMILNLDSNIRFVGVMNNKGKLLTASVKKGVRTFITPQDQEMLLMEIALGVRMRKEHDPQLGPVNFTISYGHKMVSMNFPLDDEILCVSAEKKIDLVAIPFLILQLLEAELHKKEVDDKKNLEQEHV comes from the coding sequence GTGCAAATTGGATTGAAATCACTTCAAAACTTTGAAAGCGGATCGCATTCCCCAGAAATATTCGAGCCTGTTTGTAACATGATCCTCAACTTGGATTCTAATATTCGATTTGTTGGGGTGATGAACAATAAAGGTAAACTGCTTACTGCAAGTGTGAAAAAAGGAGTACGTACTTTTATTACTCCACAAGATCAGGAAATGCTACTCATGGAGATTGCACTGGGTGTGCGAATGCGTAAGGAACATGATCCACAGTTGGGACCTGTAAATTTCACTATCTCATATGGTCACAAGATGGTATCCATGAATTTTCCACTGGACGATGAAATACTATGTGTCTCTGCGGAAAAAAAGATTGATCTTGTAGCAATACCGTTTCTAATATTACAACTTTTAGAAGCAGAATTGCATAAAAAAGAAGTTGATGATAAAAAGAATTTGGAACAGGAACATGTCTGA
- a CDS encoding Ppx/GppA phosphatase family protein has protein sequence MIDLGFNSAKLVIYNVKDDDSFDVYQQEGVKVRLGEGLDKKDLLEKKPMLRAIDTLKIFREIIQLNPIKSVLPIATSAVREAGNRNDFVSSVFKETGFNFKVLSEREEALYSYVGAIKSLHIPDTLFFDIGGGSLEIVHAERFKIKKVISLPLGSLRLTNQFDGKKGRLTSKNLKNLHRHVWDLLPSKKDLGLGKDTKLVGVGGALRALARYEQRLSGYPLDKIHNYKISHKSLDSTVDKLSKMKSDDISKISVIGSSRAETIVAGSCVINTLMEKYGFSNLHISNHGLREGALSIFLEDPKMYDDGNITAEQIRKIIGLGTQQKTSPEKQDLLNNLYSMQLISKRERNILDYAEKNISEKSSYSNPQSVFYSIMDEDLSLDHTDHLVLGLSLVHARHSKTSDWLFSRYKTILSEQDKVSMKKISVLLILRKILDRTKSKAELKLHGSRIVEFVVTPSRSTQTFLLKDALRKFEAMFDVKVILSTRPYPGSSHSVILEL, from the coding sequence GTGATTGATCTCGGCTTTAACTCTGCCAAACTCGTAATCTATAATGTTAAAGATGATGATTCGTTTGATGTTTATCAACAAGAAGGAGTCAAAGTGAGGTTGGGGGAAGGACTTGACAAAAAAGACCTGCTAGAAAAAAAACCCATGTTAAGGGCAATTGATACACTAAAAATTTTCAGAGAGATAATCCAACTGAATCCGATAAAATCTGTCTTGCCCATTGCTACTAGTGCAGTAAGAGAAGCAGGTAATCGTAATGACTTTGTCAGTTCTGTTTTCAAAGAAACTGGATTTAATTTCAAAGTTTTATCTGAACGAGAAGAAGCCTTGTATTCTTATGTCGGAGCAATAAAATCACTTCATATTCCTGATACATTATTCTTTGACATTGGAGGGGGTAGTCTGGAGATTGTCCACGCAGAACGATTCAAGATAAAAAAAGTGATCTCATTGCCATTGGGATCTTTGAGATTGACAAACCAATTTGATGGAAAAAAAGGCAGACTTACTAGCAAGAATCTTAAAAACCTTCATAGACATGTCTGGGATCTTCTACCCAGCAAAAAAGATCTTGGTCTTGGCAAAGATACTAAACTTGTGGGAGTTGGGGGTGCACTGCGTGCATTGGCCAGGTATGAACAAAGACTGTCTGGATATCCTCTGGATAAAATTCATAATTATAAAATTAGTCACAAATCACTTGATTCAACAGTTGACAAACTGTCAAAGATGAAATCTGATGACATTTCCAAGATTTCAGTCATAGGTTCAAGCAGGGCAGAAACGATTGTGGCAGGATCTTGTGTGATTAATACACTAATGGAAAAATATGGCTTTTCAAATCTGCATATAAGCAATCACGGACTCAGAGAGGGGGCACTTTCAATATTTCTAGAGGATCCAAAGATGTATGATGATGGAAATATTACTGCCGAACAAATTCGAAAGATAATAGGTCTTGGTACACAACAAAAAACAAGTCCAGAAAAACAGGATCTTCTTAACAATTTGTATTCTATGCAACTAATTTCTAAAAGGGAAAGAAACATACTTGATTACGCTGAAAAAAATATATCTGAAAAATCATCGTATAGTAATCCCCAGAGTGTTTTCTATTCAATTATGGATGAAGATCTATCACTTGATCATACCGATCATCTAGTTTTGGGGCTTTCTCTTGTTCATGCACGACATTCAAAGACATCCGATTGGCTATTTTCAAGATACAAAACAATCTTGTCTGAACAGGATAAGGTATCAATGAAAAAAATATCTGTACTACTTATCCTACGAAAGATTCTTGATAGGACCAAATCGAAGGCTGAATTAAAATTACACGGTTCCAGAATAGTGGAGTTTGTTGTAACTCCATCAAGGTCTACTCAAACTTTTCTACTCAAAGACGCATTGAGAAAATTTGAGGCCATGTTTGATGTCAAGGTGATTCTATCAACCCGCCCATATCCCGGAAGCTCGCATAGTGTCATATTAGAACTTTAA
- the tmk gene encoding dTMP kinase, translated as MRTESRGKLIIVEGIDGSGKSTQIHLLEKWLAYKGVSVFKSEWNSSEMVKEITSKGKKKGLLTPTTFSLLHATDFADRYERNISPLLRAGHFVLADRYVYTAFARDIVRGCNPEWVKKVYDFAIKPDVAFYFKVPVDIAVDRILIGRPKLKYYEAGMDMNLSNDQYESYRIFQGRIIEQYDSLAENEEFTVIDGTMNIEEQQNIVRKKIMPLLEGHQANKTRTRR; from the coding sequence ATGAGGACGGAATCCAGAGGAAAGCTAATCATAGTTGAAGGCATAGATGGTTCAGGAAAATCCACACAGATTCATCTTTTAGAAAAATGGTTAGCATACAAAGGTGTCAGTGTTTTCAAGTCAGAATGGAATTCTTCAGAGATGGTAAAGGAGATTACTTCGAAAGGAAAGAAGAAAGGATTACTTACTCCAACTACTTTTAGCTTGTTACATGCCACAGATTTTGCAGACAGATATGAGAGAAACATTTCACCGTTACTAAGAGCTGGTCATTTTGTATTAGCAGACAGATATGTGTATACAGCTTTTGCAAGAGATATTGTCAGAGGTTGTAATCCTGAATGGGTCAAGAAAGTGTATGATTTTGCAATAAAGCCTGATGTTGCATTTTATTTTAAGGTTCCAGTCGATATTGCAGTTGACAGAATTCTGATAGGCAGACCTAAGCTAAAGTATTACGAAGCTGGAATGGATATGAACCTGAGTAATGATCAATATGAGAGCTATAGAATTTTCCAGGGGAGGATAATTGAACAGTATGATTCGCTTGCAGAAAACGAAGAATTCACAGTAATAGATGGAACAATGAATATCGAAGAACAGCAGAACATTGTGAGAAAAAAAATAATGCCTCTTTTAGAAGGTCATCAGGCAAACAAGACAAGAACTAGGAGATAA
- a CDS encoding ABC transporter permease has translation MNPKDLFLLSFEALVDRKVRTLLTILMVVLGSSLVVVLNGLSAGQAAFLEKQFNTLAANVIFVSSGQRGFRDASAGNALIINNVIIEKMKSLPLISDVIPEYAGSITMNSQGNTERASVISIDPTKLSVVLPNLEYVDGSTVKPNDRSSAIVGDTIVNPPGADNAFVTLGQTIVATSTYSDGAGKTVTVTKNFVISGILKPSGNSRIDNSVIINLDAGNDLLHKLNKYDSVIVAATTPDDVDAVQQELTSTFGKTLGSTTPKAIMAVRQQAASGNAAFILMVGIIALVVGAVGIVTTLYNSVTERIREIGTMKAIGAQNTTILALFLVEAALIGIIGASLGLLIGIGGGYIMSIATTTSPAGGGPAVHIPPIFIPMDLIKAWLLSLSLSVVAGMYPAWKASQLSPMVALRRE, from the coding sequence ATGAATCCTAAAGATCTTTTCTTGTTGTCATTTGAGGCACTAGTTGACAGAAAGGTGAGAACACTTCTTACTATTCTGATGGTTGTGCTTGGAAGCAGTCTTGTTGTTGTATTGAATGGTTTGAGTGCTGGTCAAGCCGCATTCTTGGAAAAACAATTCAATACTTTGGCTGCTAATGTTATTTTTGTAAGCAGCGGACAACGTGGATTTCGAGATGCTTCAGCAGGAAATGCTCTGATAATTAATAATGTCATTATTGAAAAAATGAAATCCCTACCATTGATATCTGATGTAATACCTGAATATGCTGGTTCAATAACGATGAATTCGCAAGGAAACACTGAACGAGCGTCTGTCATTTCAATTGATCCAACAAAATTGTCTGTGGTGTTGCCTAATCTTGAATATGTTGATGGTTCTACAGTAAAACCAAACGATCGATCCTCTGCTATTGTGGGAGATACCATAGTAAATCCCCCTGGTGCTGACAATGCCTTTGTTACACTTGGCCAGACTATTGTAGCTACATCTACATATTCCGATGGAGCTGGAAAGACAGTAACAGTAACGAAGAATTTTGTAATTTCTGGAATTTTAAAACCATCTGGTAATAGTAGGATAGATAATTCGGTTATCATTAATCTTGATGCAGGAAACGATCTGTTGCACAAGCTAAACAAATATGATAGTGTAATAGTTGCAGCAACAACTCCAGATGATGTTGATGCCGTACAGCAAGAATTGACATCTACATTTGGAAAAACTCTTGGATCTACAACACCAAAAGCAATTATGGCGGTAAGACAGCAAGCTGCAAGTGGTAACGCTGCCTTTATTCTAATGGTTGGAATTATTGCACTTGTTGTAGGTGCAGTTGGTATTGTTACTACTTTGTATAATTCAGTCACAGAAAGGATTAGGGAAATAGGTACCATGAAAGCAATAGGCGCACAAAATACTACAATTCTCGCACTTTTTCTGGTGGAAGCAGCTTTGATAGGGATAATAGGTGCTTCATTGGGGTTGCTCATAGGTATTGGTGGAGGCTATATCATGAGTATTGCAACAACAACTTCTCCTGCGGGAGGAGGTCCAGCAGTGCATATACCTCCAATCTTTATCCCAATGGATTTGATCAAAGCCTGGCTCCTTTCTTTGTCACTAAGTGTTGTAGCTGGAATGTATCCTGCATGGAAAGCATCACAGTTGTCTCCAATGGTTGCACTGAGAAGAGAATGA
- the sixA gene encoding phosphohistidine phosphatase SixA, which produces MDLLILRHGEAGRHSLSPGDYKRQLTSEGRQEIVDLSHGLRSLKVKLDYVFTSPLSRAKQTAEIVAKSLKYACKIEELDSLKPEGNRLEFYSVLSKLKRDSVVLIVGHEPYLSEMISEAISQSDCRIRLKKAGLARIRVISTLPKIKGELRWLLVPKHLNKIT; this is translated from the coding sequence ATGGATCTACTGATACTACGACACGGTGAGGCGGGAAGACATTCTTTGTCTCCGGGGGATTATAAAAGACAACTTACTTCAGAAGGAAGACAAGAAATTGTAGATTTGTCACATGGTCTACGTTCTTTGAAGGTAAAATTGGATTATGTTTTTACTAGTCCTCTTTCACGTGCCAAACAAACAGCCGAGATCGTGGCAAAATCTCTAAAATACGCCTGCAAAATTGAAGAACTTGATTCTTTAAAGCCAGAAGGTAACAGACTAGAGTTTTACTCGGTCTTGTCAAAATTAAAGCGTGATTCTGTGGTGCTCATAGTAGGTCATGAACCATACCTTAGTGAAATGATAAGTGAAGCAATATCTCAGTCTGATTGCAGAATACGTCTAAAGAAAGCTGGCCTGGCAAGGATAAGAGTGATCTCAACACTCCCAAAAATCAAAGGCGAATTGAGATGGCTGCTTGTCCCGAAACATCTAAACAAAATTACATGA